A section of the Deinococcus apachensis DSM 19763 genome encodes:
- a CDS encoding tetratricopeptide repeat protein has product MIDLPGRLRPRLEAAPGRVIAPVDVGAGQEALLSWARERGLSVLREPPPEGLEGWLWWPRTRGEVARWAQTRPEGAFPLILTGADLLYSEGEWHRALAPHDRWAAATFVLSGGWPAALPLARVLAEGGSPESEGEEWYRHPLVAAGLAPLLPPEALLPAYRALALTPLVTPDVSATLNVAPETVEALADGGWLWAVPGGWRIPGPLRRHLCPLPGGEAARAVAGLLHRAGHTADALTLLREAAAWEDHLTLLAGHLRAGAGTGTLRASLRVLPPYWREQPTALYLAGLLARASGDLTRAEELYSRALPGLTPALRPLAHNARGVVRAVRGNPPGALEDFGSAARAGGLTGGEAAHNRATLLVQLGRHAEAERSLDEAVAAFREAGDLRREARSLETLGGLQFGRGLLQEALAPYGQVLRLLEDEHPEETALTHVNLAEVHALLGEGTQARTHLEQARLLAERSGLGQVTGWVARVQALLALHAGVPQRARDLLEAVDSADRSLHTETRLLLARAYRELGEPDAARDALEEARTLGLRAGLEAALQGDGDLGVVVEEARREDARLELATALLHRGEPEDLQEALDLIRTHGYRALLGSSAAWRLVAHVQDDASRALFPLVLRVLGPLRLTHAGRTWRAGDFPTRKSAALLVALALSGRSQPREALAERFWPDAKNPLASLQTAVYHLRSTFGVNLISSARGRLTLAFPVQSDLADLQDALMTRDAERLATLIRQEAGPPDALPDLASELHEERELAERLLHDALQVYADAQPEGSLERRDALRTLITADPLNIEARAQLVDWHLGQGDSESAGQERARMNDILKELDLG; this is encoded by the coding sequence ATGATTGACCTGCCTGGGCGCCTGCGTCCGCGGCTGGAAGCGGCACCCGGCCGGGTGATCGCTCCCGTGGACGTGGGGGCGGGCCAGGAGGCGCTGCTGAGTTGGGCGCGGGAGCGGGGGCTGAGCGTCTTGCGCGAGCCACCGCCCGAGGGCCTGGAAGGCTGGCTGTGGTGGCCCCGCACCCGGGGGGAGGTGGCACGCTGGGCCCAAACCCGGCCCGAGGGGGCCTTTCCCCTGATCCTGACGGGTGCGGACCTGCTTTACAGCGAGGGGGAGTGGCACCGGGCCCTGGCCCCACACGACCGCTGGGCTGCCGCCACCTTCGTCCTGAGCGGGGGCTGGCCCGCCGCCCTGCCGCTTGCCCGGGTGCTGGCGGAGGGGGGGTCCCCCGAATCCGAGGGGGAGGAGTGGTACCGGCACCCCCTGGTCGCGGCGGGGCTGGCCCCCCTGCTGCCCCCCGAGGCCCTGCTGCCCGCCTACCGCGCCCTGGCCCTCACCCCGCTGGTAACCCCGGATGTCTCGGCAACTCTGAATGTCGCCCCGGAGACCGTCGAGGCACTCGCCGACGGTGGCTGGTTATGGGCCGTGCCGGGGGGCTGGAGGATTCCCGGGCCGCTACGCCGTCACCTCTGCCCGCTGCCGGGGGGGGAGGCGGCGCGGGCGGTCGCGGGGCTGCTTCACCGGGCGGGTCACACCGCCGACGCCCTGACCCTGCTGCGCGAGGCCGCCGCCTGGGAGGACCACCTCACCCTGCTCGCGGGGCACCTGCGGGCGGGGGCGGGAACGGGAACGCTGCGGGCCAGCCTGCGGGTCCTGCCACCCTACTGGCGGGAACAGCCCACCGCGCTCTACCTCGCGGGGCTGCTGGCGCGGGCGTCCGGCGACCTCACACGGGCCGAGGAGCTGTACTCCCGGGCGCTGCCGGGGCTGACTCCCGCCCTTCGACCCCTGGCGCACAACGCGCGGGGGGTGGTGCGCGCGGTGCGGGGCAATCCCCCGGGCGCCCTGGAGGATTTCGGGTCGGCGGCCCGGGCCGGGGGCCTGACCGGGGGTGAGGCGGCGCACAACCGCGCCACCCTGCTCGTGCAGCTCGGCCGCCACGCCGAGGCCGAGCGCAGCCTCGATGAGGCCGTCGCCGCCTTCCGCGAGGCGGGCGACCTGCGCCGTGAGGCCCGCAGCCTGGAGACGCTGGGCGGCCTCCAGTTCGGGCGCGGCCTCCTGCAGGAGGCGCTGGCCCCCTACGGGCAGGTGCTGCGCCTGCTGGAGGACGAGCACCCCGAGGAGACGGCCCTCACCCACGTCAACCTCGCCGAGGTCCACGCGCTGCTGGGGGAGGGGACGCAGGCCCGGACCCATCTGGAGCAGGCGCGGCTGCTCGCCGAACGCTCCGGGCTGGGGCAGGTGACGGGCTGGGTGGCGCGGGTCCAGGCCCTGCTCGCGCTGCACGCGGGCGTTCCCCAGCGGGCGCGCGACCTGCTGGAGGCCGTGGACTCCGCCGACCGCAGCCTGCACACGGAGACCCGGCTGCTCCTGGCCCGCGCCTACCGCGAACTCGGCGAGCCCGACGCGGCCCGGGACGCCCTGGAGGAGGCCCGCACCCTGGGCCTGCGCGCTGGCCTGGAGGCCGCCCTCCAGGGGGACGGCGACCTGGGCGTGGTCGTGGAGGAGGCCCGCCGGGAGGACGCCCGGCTGGAACTCGCCACCGCCCTGCTGCACCGGGGAGAGCCGGAGGATTTGCAGGAGGCGCTGGACCTCATTCGCACCCACGGCTACCGCGCCCTGCTGGGCAGCTCCGCCGCGTGGCGCCTCGTCGCCCACGTGCAGGACGACGCCTCGCGGGCACTGTTCCCGCTCGTGCTGCGGGTGCTGGGGCCGCTGCGGCTCACCCACGCGGGGCGCACCTGGCGGGCGGGGGATTTCCCGACCCGCAAGAGCGCGGCGCTGCTGGTGGCGCTCGCCCTCTCGGGCCGCTCCCAGCCGCGCGAGGCGCTGGCCGAACGCTTCTGGCCGGACGCCAAGAATCCCCTCGCCAGCCTGCAGACGGCGGTGTACCACCTGCGGAGCACCTTCGGGGTGAACCTGATCAGCTCCGCGCGCGGGCGCCTGACCCTCGCCTTTCCGGTTCAGAGTGACCTCGCCGACCTGCAAGACGCGTTGATGACCCGGGATGCCGAGCGTCTGGCAACGTTGATCCGCCAGGAGGCCGGACCCCCGGACGCGCTCCCGGACCTCGCCAGCGAGCTGCACGAGGAGCGCGAACTCGCCGAGAGGTTGCTGCACGACGCCCTCCAGGTCTACGCCGACGCCCAGCCCGAGGGCAGCCTGGAGCGGCGCGACGCCCTGCGGACCCTCATCACCGCCGACCCGCTCAACATCGAGGCCCGCGCCCAGCTCGTGGACTGGCACCTGGGGCAGGGCGACTCCGAGAGCGCGGGGCAGGAACGCGCCCGCATGAACGACATCCTGAAGGAACTCGACCTGGGCTGA
- a CDS encoding S8 family serine peptidase yields MKKTTPTILSLSVLLAACGQSTPQLSAPASTAASGSALSAQATTLTECQALYATAPSGVQVDSTMRYGQVGTLILSFADDTSKGRAITWMDSNLPVDLGKGLGALQNLPVVAVKTLVTQDLVQKLKANLPGLVSVYQDAPLKYKLAESVKFIGADVARSTYGVTGKGVGVAVLDSGIDGTHPDLKNVAKNVKLVGPVTDVGVGGYLYVDTPDSDTTSGHGTHVASTIGGSGAASEGSARVRRGVAPGVTLVGVGSGEALSILYALEGFDFILKPEIRETYNIRVISNSWGSSGEFAPYNPISLAAKRAYDAGIIVTFAAGNEGPGANTLNPYSASPCVISVAAGDKKGYLADFSSRGRSGDKLVHPDVTAPGVDISAARALTGVAATTVPDVDNPQYATISGTSMATPHISGVIALMLEANPGLTLDSVMSIFQKTSRPMYYSVATDDGLNPTQTVVKRRELWEVGYGYVDANAAVREAVRLNPTRYAVTTTNLPGWSSTVATSVCGPQVNCVTTSQDTHTLSVPAGSSALRVATEWGNPAYDLDLDVYNPSGQLVGSSAQGTSTGEAVSIPNPVAGNWKVVLKGYLNPQTTYTGTAQVDKIVRQ; encoded by the coding sequence ATGAAGAAGACGACCCCCACCATCCTGAGCCTGTCCGTCCTCCTCGCTGCCTGCGGGCAGAGCACGCCCCAGCTCTCGGCCCCTGCCAGCACCGCCGCCTCCGGTTCGGCGCTGAGCGCCCAGGCCACCACCCTGACCGAGTGCCAGGCGCTTTACGCCACGGCGCCCAGCGGCGTGCAGGTGGACAGCACGATGCGCTACGGGCAGGTCGGCACCCTGATCCTCTCCTTCGCCGACGACACCAGCAAGGGCCGCGCGATCACCTGGATGGACTCCAACCTGCCGGTGGACCTCGGCAAGGGGCTGGGCGCGCTCCAGAACCTGCCGGTCGTCGCGGTGAAGACGCTGGTCACCCAGGACCTGGTTCAGAAGCTCAAGGCCAACCTCCCCGGCCTGGTGTCGGTGTACCAGGACGCGCCGCTGAAGTACAAGCTCGCCGAGAGCGTGAAGTTCATCGGGGCGGACGTGGCGCGCAGCACCTACGGGGTGACGGGCAAGGGCGTGGGCGTGGCGGTGCTGGACTCGGGCATCGACGGCACCCACCCCGACCTGAAGAACGTCGCCAAGAACGTGAAGCTGGTCGGCCCGGTCACCGACGTGGGCGTGGGCGGTTACCTGTACGTGGACACCCCCGACAGCGACACGACGAGCGGGCACGGCACCCACGTCGCCAGCACCATCGGCGGCAGCGGCGCGGCCTCTGAGGGCTCGGCGCGGGTCCGGCGCGGTGTAGCGCCCGGCGTGACGCTGGTCGGCGTGGGCTCGGGCGAGGCCCTGAGCATCCTGTACGCGCTGGAAGGCTTCGATTTCATCCTGAAGCCCGAAATCCGCGAGACCTACAACATCCGCGTGATCTCCAACTCCTGGGGCTCCAGCGGCGAGTTCGCCCCCTACAACCCCATCAGCCTGGCCGCCAAGCGTGCCTACGACGCGGGGATCATCGTGACCTTCGCGGCGGGCAACGAGGGACCCGGCGCGAACACCCTCAACCCCTACTCGGCCAGCCCCTGCGTGATCAGCGTGGCGGCGGGCGACAAGAAGGGCTACCTGGCCGACTTCAGCTCCCGTGGCCGCAGCGGTGACAAGCTGGTCCACCCCGACGTAACGGCTCCCGGCGTGGACATCAGCGCCGCCCGCGCCCTGACCGGTGTGGCCGCGACCACCGTGCCCGATGTGGACAACCCGCAGTACGCCACCATCAGCGGCACGAGCATGGCGACCCCCCATATCAGCGGCGTGATCGCCCTGATGCTGGAAGCCAACCCGGGGCTGACGCTCGACAGCGTGATGTCGATCTTCCAGAAGACCAGCCGCCCGATGTACTACTCGGTCGCCACCGACGACGGCCTCAACCCCACCCAAACAGTCGTCAAGCGCCGCGAGCTGTGGGAGGTCGGCTACGGCTACGTCGACGCCAACGCCGCCGTGCGCGAGGCCGTCCGCCTGAACCCCACCCGCTACGCCGTCACCACGACCAACCTGCCGGGCTGGAGCAGCACCGTCGCCACCAGCGTCTGCGGGCCTCAGGTGAACTGCGTGACCACGTCGCAGGACACCCACACCCTCAGCGTCCCTGCGGGCTCCAGCGCCCTGCGCGTCGCCACCGAGTGGGGCAACCCCGCCTACGACCTCGACCTGGATGTCTACAACCCCTCCGGTCAGCTCGTCGGCTCCAGCGCCCAAGGCACGAGCACCGGCGAGGCCGTCAGCATCCCCAACCCGGTCGCGGGCAACTGGAAGGTCGTGCTCAAGGGCTACCTCAACCCCCAGACGACCTACACCGGCACCGCCCAGGTCGACAAGATCGTCCGCCAGTAA